A window from Verrucomicrobiota bacterium encodes these proteins:
- a CDS encoding DNA topoisomerase IV subunit B produces the protein MATDYTEADIKSLDWREHIRLRPGMYIGKLGDGSSLEDGIYILLKEVIDNAIDEHIMGHGREIEIQVDPEGRVEVRDFGRGIPLGKLKDCAAKINTGAKYESEAFKKTVGLNGVGIKAVNALSSFFEIQAWRGGQTKALEFASGEVVAEMPKPRTEEGQDGTRVAFEVDRTIFPKRLKWRADFIEKMCRYYAYLNPGLTLRFNGQRFKSKNGLLDLLAEEMDEPALYPPIHLSGKDLEITFTHSPESGEDYYSFVNGQNTRQGGTHLAAFREALVKVVREFYKKSYDPQDVRAGLWAALSIRVEEPVFESQTKTKLGSTTVAPEGETIRAFVSGFLKEKLDNYLHQHAAVAEAVQKRIVAAEKERKELKGIKKLAKDRARQAKVHNKKLRDCSVHLDSRHRRRLETTVFLTEGDSASGSITKCRDTETQAVFSLRGKPLNTFSLSRKVVYENEEFALLQAALQIEDGLEGLRYQRVVIATDADVDGMHIRLLLLTFFLQFFPELIREGHLFILQTPLFRVRNKKKTLYCYDEEERQAALAELGKNPEITRFKGLGEISPDEFQFMIGPNMRLDPVRMEEGKSLKEILSFYMGKNTPDRQGYIIENLREEVDRQEATLAVGP, from the coding sequence ATGGCAACGGACTACACGGAGGCAGACATCAAATCGCTGGACTGGCGCGAGCACATTCGGCTCCGGCCGGGCATGTATATCGGCAAGTTGGGAGATGGATCGAGCTTGGAAGACGGCATTTACATCCTGCTCAAGGAGGTCATCGACAACGCCATCGATGAACACATCATGGGGCACGGCCGAGAGATCGAGATCCAGGTCGATCCCGAGGGTCGCGTCGAAGTGCGCGATTTCGGCCGAGGCATCCCCTTGGGAAAACTAAAGGACTGCGCCGCCAAGATCAACACGGGGGCCAAGTATGAGAGCGAGGCGTTCAAGAAAACGGTCGGCCTAAACGGAGTCGGCATCAAAGCTGTGAACGCCCTTTCCTCCTTCTTTGAGATCCAGGCCTGGCGGGGCGGGCAGACCAAGGCCCTGGAGTTCGCCTCAGGGGAAGTGGTGGCCGAGATGCCGAAACCCCGGACCGAGGAGGGGCAGGACGGGACGCGCGTGGCCTTCGAAGTAGATCGAACGATTTTCCCCAAGCGCTTGAAATGGCGGGCGGACTTCATCGAAAAGATGTGCCGCTACTACGCCTACCTCAACCCCGGGCTGACGCTTCGTTTCAACGGCCAGCGTTTCAAATCGAAGAATGGATTGCTCGATCTGCTGGCAGAGGAAATGGACGAGCCCGCGCTCTACCCGCCGATCCACCTGAGCGGGAAAGACCTGGAAATCACCTTCACCCACTCTCCGGAAAGTGGGGAGGACTACTACAGTTTTGTGAATGGGCAGAACACCCGTCAGGGGGGAACCCATCTCGCGGCCTTTCGTGAGGCTTTGGTCAAGGTCGTGCGGGAGTTCTACAAAAAGAGCTATGACCCACAAGACGTGCGGGCTGGCTTGTGGGCCGCGCTTTCCATTCGGGTAGAAGAGCCGGTCTTTGAAAGCCAGACCAAGACCAAGCTGGGCAGCACCACCGTGGCCCCGGAGGGCGAGACCATCCGCGCCTTCGTGAGCGGCTTTCTCAAGGAAAAGCTGGATAACTATCTCCACCAGCACGCTGCCGTAGCGGAGGCGGTCCAGAAGCGGATCGTGGCCGCCGAGAAGGAACGCAAGGAGCTCAAAGGGATCAAGAAACTGGCCAAGGATCGAGCCCGCCAGGCCAAGGTCCACAATAAGAAGCTCCGGGACTGCTCGGTGCACTTGGACAGCCGACACCGACGTCGTCTCGAGACGACCGTTTTCCTGACGGAGGGCGATAGCGCGAGCGGCTCCATCACCAAGTGCCGCGACACCGAGACGCAGGCGGTTTTTTCCCTCCGGGGCAAGCCCCTCAACACCTTCTCCCTCTCTCGCAAAGTGGTCTATGAAAACGAGGAGTTCGCCCTCTTGCAAGCGGCCCTGCAAATCGAAGACGGTTTGGAGGGCTTGCGCTACCAGCGGGTCGTCATCGCGACGGATGCCGACGTCGATGGCATGCACATCCGGCTGCTCTTGCTGACCTTCTTCCTCCAATTCTTTCCCGAGCTCATCCGGGAAGGGCACTTGTTCATTCTGCAAACACCCCTCTTCCGAGTCCGCAACAAGAAGAAAACCCTCTACTGCTATGACGAGGAGGAACGCCAAGCGGCCTTGGCCGAGCTGGGAAAGAATCCGGAGATCACCCGATTCAAGGGCTTGGGGGAGATCTCGCCTGATGAGTTCCAGTTCATGATCGGACCGAACATGCGGCTGGACCCCGTGCGGATGGAAGAAGGCAAGAGCCTCAAGGAAATCTTGTCCTTTTACATGGGGAAGAACACGCCGGACCGCCAGGGCTACATCATCGAGAATTTGCGGGAAGAAGTGGACCGGCAGGAAGCGACCTTGGCAGTAGGGCCATGA
- a CDS encoding efflux RND transporter permease subunit: MALNPAALTIKFNRTALVLYTLCMIAGVLSFDSIGRREYPQFTIRSANIIATYPGRTAEQVELELAEVIEQALREMIEVDEVTSTSRPGYAVIEVEIDESYSGDEMEDIWTDLRNKVNEAQLPAGTQAVIVNDDFGDVYPYLYGLQGDGFSPAEVSHYADLIKDRLLQIDGVGKVVFHGEESERVFLEFSASELAERGLSPQDVAAQLQSQNAAVDSGTADFDDERIQVVTLGEFESIEELGSYRLAIPGQASSVQVSDLFEIRRGYEDPPSTLSHFNGKRVHCIAISMVEGGVVTKIGEEVDRVMGELQKTLPVGLEIERMFYQPIYVNASINNFIENLGQAFFFVVLVMLLFAGWRLAVIVGALVPSVCLFALAFMPSLDVELEMMSIAALIIALGILVDNAVVVCEQILNRLNEGMDRKKAVIDSIGGLVIPLLASSATTIAAFGVIAMAPGSAAEFTFSLFAVVTLSLLGSWLLSLTIIALFCYYFLKPLKKDTLIGKGLSKLYAPYEALLRFAIRLRWTYPILIAVLTVGALALFAKVPSIFFPPNERGQFVIDFELPQGNGVLATEESVGSFENWLLQEKGDLVESVSTWIGEGGPRWYLSLSPESANPNYALLSVLTFSQDPQVVAGLIADIKRYAARELVDIRVSPKALENGPPVGDPIQIELAGPEIATLYRLRDEMVEEINQVEGMYDVRDNWGAWTKQATVDPDPVRIARVGLTTTGLADAINSYYQGVQATHYREDEESIPVLLRARGDYRDNFERLPDLPIIESETGVVPLQHVADVEMRFLPGAIHRKDTVRTITLKGKVEGRYSSEALAEIQPRLTALMESDRWEEGYTVNYNGENAESAEAQANIASGMPLPMACLALILIAQFNSIRRFAVIIFTIPPMMIGVVPGLLVTGSSFGFMTLLGLIALLGIIVNNAILLIDEINLQLAKGHPTLEDVLAEAAKSRLRPILMTTTTTVIGLLPLALGGGGMWSSMAWAMIFGLAFATALTLLLCPILFFLFFQKSYPPQEA, from the coding sequence ATGGCTCTCAATCCCGCCGCCCTCACCATCAAGTTCAATCGCACCGCTCTGGTGCTTTACACGCTCTGCATGATCGCGGGCGTCCTTTCCTTCGATTCGATTGGCCGAAGGGAGTATCCCCAGTTCACCATTCGGAGTGCCAATATCATTGCGACCTACCCCGGCCGCACGGCCGAGCAGGTCGAGCTGGAGTTGGCCGAGGTCATTGAGCAAGCGCTCCGCGAGATGATCGAAGTGGATGAAGTGACTTCCACTTCCCGCCCCGGCTACGCGGTCATCGAGGTCGAAATCGACGAGTCCTACAGCGGCGATGAGATGGAGGACATCTGGACCGACCTCCGCAACAAGGTGAACGAGGCGCAACTGCCAGCGGGGACCCAGGCCGTCATCGTGAACGATGACTTTGGCGACGTCTATCCCTACCTCTACGGGCTCCAAGGGGATGGTTTTTCGCCGGCGGAAGTCTCCCATTATGCCGACCTCATCAAGGACCGCTTGCTTCAAATCGACGGCGTGGGGAAAGTGGTTTTCCATGGCGAGGAGTCAGAGAGAGTCTTCCTGGAATTTTCGGCCAGCGAGTTGGCGGAACGGGGCCTCTCGCCCCAAGACGTGGCGGCCCAGTTGCAATCGCAGAATGCGGCCGTCGACAGCGGCACCGCGGACTTCGATGACGAGCGCATCCAGGTGGTGACCCTGGGCGAGTTCGAGTCGATCGAAGAGTTGGGCAGTTACCGCCTGGCCATTCCCGGGCAGGCCTCCTCGGTGCAGGTTTCTGACCTTTTCGAGATCCGGCGCGGTTACGAAGATCCGCCCTCCACGCTCTCGCACTTCAATGGCAAGCGCGTCCACTGCATCGCCATTTCCATGGTGGAGGGGGGCGTGGTCACCAAGATCGGTGAGGAGGTGGATCGAGTCATGGGCGAGCTGCAGAAGACCCTCCCGGTGGGACTGGAAATTGAACGGATGTTCTACCAACCCATTTACGTGAATGCCTCGATCAATAACTTCATCGAGAATCTCGGGCAGGCCTTCTTCTTCGTGGTGCTGGTGATGCTGCTTTTTGCCGGCTGGCGGCTGGCCGTGATTGTGGGGGCGCTGGTGCCTTCGGTCTGCCTCTTCGCGCTCGCGTTTATGCCCTCGCTCGATGTCGAGTTGGAGATGATGTCGATCGCCGCGCTCATCATTGCCCTGGGCATTCTGGTGGACAATGCGGTGGTGGTTTGCGAGCAGATTTTGAATCGCTTGAACGAGGGGATGGACCGCAAGAAGGCGGTCATCGACTCCATCGGGGGTCTCGTGATCCCTTTGCTGGCCTCGAGCGCCACTACCATTGCGGCCTTTGGGGTGATCGCGATGGCGCCCGGCTCGGCCGCCGAGTTCACCTTCAGTCTTTTCGCCGTGGTCACCCTAAGCCTCCTGGGAAGCTGGCTGCTCTCGCTCACCATCATTGCCCTTTTCTGCTACTATTTCCTCAAGCCGCTCAAGAAGGACACCCTCATTGGGAAGGGTTTGAGCAAGCTGTATGCGCCCTATGAAGCCCTCCTGCGCTTCGCCATCCGACTGCGGTGGACCTACCCGATTTTGATCGCGGTGCTGACGGTGGGGGCCCTGGCCCTCTTCGCGAAAGTGCCCTCGATTTTCTTCCCGCCGAACGAGCGGGGTCAATTTGTGATCGACTTCGAACTCCCCCAGGGAAATGGAGTCTTGGCGACCGAAGAAAGCGTGGGCAGCTTCGAGAATTGGTTGCTGCAAGAGAAGGGCGACCTGGTGGAAAGCGTTTCCACCTGGATCGGGGAAGGGGGGCCGCGCTGGTATCTCTCTCTTTCGCCGGAGTCGGCCAACCCGAACTACGCGCTTCTCTCGGTGCTGACCTTTAGCCAAGACCCTCAAGTGGTGGCGGGTCTCATCGCCGACATCAAGCGCTATGCGGCCCGGGAATTGGTGGACATCCGTGTCTCGCCCAAAGCCCTCGAGAATGGGCCCCCGGTGGGTGACCCCATTCAAATTGAATTGGCCGGCCCCGAGATCGCCACCCTCTACCGCTTGCGGGATGAAATGGTGGAGGAGATCAATCAGGTCGAGGGCATGTATGATGTCCGGGACAACTGGGGGGCTTGGACCAAGCAGGCAACGGTCGATCCCGACCCGGTCCGGATTGCCCGCGTGGGGCTGACCACGACCGGCTTGGCCGATGCCATCAATAGCTACTACCAAGGCGTCCAAGCCACCCACTACCGCGAGGACGAGGAGTCCATCCCCGTCCTGCTCCGGGCCCGAGGTGATTACCGGGACAATTTCGAGCGCTTGCCGGACCTTCCCATCATCGAATCCGAGACGGGCGTGGTTCCGCTCCAGCATGTGGCGGACGTCGAGATGCGTTTCCTCCCCGGGGCCATCCACCGCAAGGATACCGTCCGGACCATCACCCTGAAAGGCAAGGTGGAGGGGCGTTACTCTTCAGAAGCCTTGGCGGAAATCCAGCCTCGCTTGACCGCTCTCATGGAGTCCGACCGATGGGAGGAGGGCTACACCGTGAACTACAACGGGGAGAATGCCGAGTCGGCCGAGGCCCAGGCGAACATTGCCTCCGGGATGCCGCTCCCCATGGCCTGCCTGGCGCTCATTCTCATCGCTCAATTCAATTCCATCCGCCGCTTCGCCGTCATCATCTTCACCATCCCGCCCATGATGATTGGCGTGGTGCCGGGGCTCTTGGTGACGGGGTCCAGCTTTGGCTTCATGACCTTGTTGGGCTTGATCGCTCTTTTGGGAATCATCGTGAACAACGCCATCCTTTTGATCGACGAGATCAACCTCCAACTGGCTAAGGGGCATCCGACCCTCGAAGACGTCTTGGCGGAAGCCGCCAAATCCCGACTCCGCCCCATCTTGATGACCACCACCACCACCGTCATTGGCCTCTTGCCGCTGGCCCTGGGAGGCGGTGGCATGTGGAGCAGCATGGCCTGGGCTATGATCTTCGGTCTGGCCTTCGCCACCGCGCTCACTTTGCTCCTTTGCCCCATTCTCTTTTTCCTCTTCTTCCAGAAAAGCTACCCTCCCCAGGAGGCCTAG
- a CDS encoding TonB-dependent receptor encodes MAVWILPSLSWGSGLNRNGFGARSMGMTGADLASAKDALSALGMNPAQLAFLERPQVAFSVVGALADGTYRRPGLPEGTLSGNSGLFPEFALALPSRRGVVYGVSLIPDTTRRAEWNYRDAPGGIDGATTYGDFEHLSSNIAVRGAVGAAYRVNDRFALGLSGGLTFQENRLRTPYVFQSQPVLAGFKTQLDLQAEGFGPNAEIGFVWVPLKNLRIAASYRSPTRFQSQGTAQGNIGVQLANLGLGSVNPAFSYDAEVETEIPQQLNAGVSWKPFEKLTLNGQVEWIDWKNAFQELPVRLRSGNNPAINALVGSSQLTDVVPLDWESRFVYRAGAEYALDDQWKVRGGYSYSESPVPDDTLLPLTAAISEHTLGVGLGYRKGPLVVDVGYQYDLPASQNSGESRILNGEFDNGDTEIATHWLVLTVVWEF; translated from the coding sequence ATGGCCGTCTGGATCTTGCCCAGCCTCTCGTGGGGCAGTGGACTCAATCGCAATGGCTTTGGGGCCCGCTCCATGGGGATGACGGGAGCCGATCTCGCTTCGGCCAAAGACGCGCTCTCGGCCTTGGGGATGAACCCGGCCCAGCTGGCCTTTTTGGAACGTCCGCAGGTGGCCTTCAGCGTGGTGGGGGCCCTGGCAGACGGGACCTATCGGAGGCCGGGTCTTCCCGAAGGCACTCTTTCGGGGAACAGCGGCCTCTTCCCGGAATTTGCCTTGGCCCTTCCCAGCCGACGAGGGGTGGTCTATGGCGTCTCCCTCATCCCTGACACCACTCGGCGGGCGGAGTGGAACTATCGGGACGCCCCAGGCGGAATCGATGGCGCCACCACCTATGGCGACTTCGAGCACCTTTCTTCGAACATCGCTGTTCGCGGAGCGGTGGGAGCAGCTTACCGGGTCAATGATCGCTTCGCGCTTGGTTTGAGCGGCGGGCTCACCTTCCAGGAGAATCGTCTGCGGACCCCCTATGTTTTCCAAAGCCAACCGGTCTTGGCCGGCTTCAAAACCCAGCTCGATTTGCAGGCAGAGGGCTTCGGGCCGAACGCAGAAATCGGCTTCGTGTGGGTGCCGCTCAAGAACCTGCGGATCGCAGCCAGTTACCGCTCGCCCACCCGCTTTCAAAGCCAAGGCACCGCCCAGGGGAACATCGGCGTCCAGTTGGCTAATCTAGGCCTGGGAAGTGTCAATCCGGCCTTCAGCTATGACGCCGAAGTCGAAACCGAAATCCCGCAGCAACTAAATGCGGGAGTCTCGTGGAAGCCTTTCGAGAAGCTGACCTTGAACGGACAGGTCGAGTGGATTGATTGGAAGAACGCCTTCCAGGAACTCCCGGTCCGTCTGCGAAGCGGCAACAATCCGGCCATCAACGCCTTGGTCGGGAGCAGCCAACTGACGGACGTGGTGCCCTTGGATTGGGAATCGCGCTTCGTCTACCGGGCGGGCGCGGAGTATGCGCTCGATGACCAATGGAAGGTCCGTGGCGGCTACAGCTACAGCGAGAGCCCGGTTCCGGATGACACGCTCCTGCCCCTGACGGCTGCCATTTCGGAGCACACTCTGGGAGTCGGGTTGGGCTATCGCAAAGGGCCGCTCGTGGTGGACGTGGGCTACCAGTATGACTTGCCGGCCTCGCAAAACTCGGGCGAAAGCCGCATCCTGAATGGCGAGTTTGATAACGGAGACACCGAAATCGCCACCCACTGGCTGGTCTTGACCGTGGTTTGGGAATTTTGA
- a CDS encoding potassium channel family protein: protein MAEFLRRYRSTPLLLSILLLIWLTPELGLSEAEGVSWGLFFSVAIGFSGYWMAASRRWLVAISCLSFLSIAASLGSQVETWIAILHCLAVILLFGSCLFLAIRFSLLKEGIRALDGVIAGISGYFLLALVFANLYRIFLILHPESIQDLSSGAPLRPTGVVYYSLVTLTTQGYGDVLPLTPHVRLAAALEGACGTIYIAVFIAVVVSELRIARNS from the coding sequence GTGGCGGAATTTCTCAGAAGGTATCGCAGCACGCCGCTTCTCCTGAGCATCCTGCTGCTGATCTGGTTGACCCCTGAGTTGGGTCTCTCCGAAGCGGAGGGCGTTTCCTGGGGCCTGTTCTTCTCGGTCGCCATCGGCTTCAGCGGCTATTGGATGGCGGCTTCCCGGCGATGGCTGGTGGCCATTTCCTGTCTCAGCTTTCTCTCGATCGCCGCCTCTCTCGGAAGTCAGGTCGAAACGTGGATCGCGATTCTTCATTGCCTGGCCGTCATCCTCCTCTTTGGAAGTTGTCTCTTCCTCGCGATCCGGTTTTCTCTCTTGAAAGAGGGGATTCGAGCACTCGATGGGGTGATCGCGGGCATCAGTGGCTACTTCTTGCTGGCCCTTGTCTTCGCGAATCTTTACCGCATTTTTCTCATCCTCCATCCGGAGTCGATTCAGGATCTGTCCTCAGGGGCACCCCTTCGGCCAACCGGTGTCGTCTACTACAGTCTGGTGACGCTGACCACCCAAGGCTACGGAGATGTCCTGCCGCTGACTCCTCACGTGCGTCTGGCGGCTGCCCTCGAGGGAGCCTGCGGCACCATCTACATCGCGGTCTTCATCGCAGTCGTGGTTTCCGAGCTGCGAATCGCCCGCAACTCCTGA
- a CDS encoding HAMP domain-containing sensor histidine kinase: MRNFAQDPAIEKENEVRGLLARWRAWTESFVPEEAKLDPEKLRISHLLIGFGFIGPVFGVLYALFYYQIGHSTAATIIVFCSLCFASMPLFLKKSGDPRFSGDLFSAVLIVGFTALAGLEGGARGHAVAWLATVPLCALLLTRFQRALFWSILTMLVVLGFSVMEMTGRHLPYDYPEELHGIITSVGFAGLTVFLFSVGLIYERTRKNAMAAKQEALDALQEAHDELVRLNQEKDEFLGIAAHDLKNPLTAVQAYAGLIEQSAGPQAAETKEMAERIGEAAERMSSIVGNVLDVNAIEQGKFPIRAGRYDLADLVQKCLRSYEHAAESKKIAFHRELETVPAWVDQEASGQVIDNLVSNALKYSPSGRRVWISTREEDSRALLQVRDEGPGMSPEDRAKLFQRFMKLTARPTGGESSTGLGLSIVKKIVEAMDGQIGCESELGQGCIFWVKLPLAKSREAASGF, encoded by the coding sequence ATGAGGAACTTTGCGCAAGACCCTGCCATCGAGAAGGAAAATGAGGTCCGCGGCCTCCTGGCTCGTTGGCGGGCTTGGACGGAATCGTTTGTTCCGGAAGAGGCCAAGCTCGATCCCGAAAAACTCCGCATCTCTCACCTCCTGATTGGTTTCGGATTCATCGGGCCGGTTTTCGGAGTCCTCTACGCGCTCTTTTACTACCAGATCGGCCACTCGACGGCCGCCACCATCATTGTTTTCTGCAGTCTCTGTTTCGCGTCCATGCCCCTCTTTCTCAAGAAGTCGGGGGACCCCCGATTTTCGGGCGATCTTTTTTCGGCGGTTTTGATCGTGGGCTTCACGGCCCTGGCTGGCCTGGAGGGAGGGGCCCGGGGACACGCGGTCGCTTGGTTGGCGACCGTCCCGCTCTGTGCCTTGCTCCTGACTCGTTTTCAGCGGGCCCTCTTCTGGAGCATTCTGACCATGCTGGTGGTCTTGGGATTCTCCGTCATGGAGATGACCGGTCGGCACCTGCCCTATGATTATCCGGAGGAGTTGCACGGGATCATCACGTCGGTCGGCTTTGCCGGCTTGACCGTCTTCCTCTTTTCGGTCGGTCTCATTTACGAGCGGACCCGCAAGAACGCCATGGCCGCCAAGCAAGAAGCCTTGGATGCTCTCCAAGAGGCCCACGATGAGCTGGTGCGGCTGAACCAGGAAAAGGACGAGTTCCTGGGGATCGCAGCCCATGACCTCAAGAATCCCCTGACCGCGGTGCAAGCCTATGCTGGGCTCATCGAGCAAAGCGCGGGCCCGCAGGCAGCGGAGACCAAAGAGATGGCGGAGCGAATCGGCGAGGCGGCCGAGCGGATGTCGAGCATCGTGGGAAATGTTCTCGACGTGAACGCCATTGAGCAGGGAAAGTTCCCCATCCGTGCGGGCAGGTATGACCTGGCGGACTTGGTCCAGAAATGCCTCCGCAGCTATGAACACGCTGCCGAAAGCAAGAAGATCGCTTTCCACCGGGAGCTGGAAACGGTGCCGGCTTGGGTCGACCAAGAGGCCTCGGGGCAAGTGATCGACAATCTCGTCTCCAACGCCCTCAAGTACTCACCCAGCGGACGGAGGGTCTGGATTTCCACGCGAGAAGAGGATTCCCGGGCCCTCCTGCAAGTGCGAGACGAAGGACCCGGGATGTCCCCGGAGGACCGGGCCAAGCTCTTTCAGCGGTTCATGAAACTGACGGCCCGGCCGACCGGTGGCGAATCTTCCACCGGCCTGGGCCTTTCCATCGTGAAGAAGATTGTGGAGGCCATGGACGGGCAGATTGGCTGCGAGAGCGAACTCGGCCAGGGATGCATCTTTTGGGTCAAGCTGCCCTTGGCCAAGTCGAGAGAGGCAGCAAGCGGGTTCTGA